AAGGAAAATGCAAAAGAAAAGGGAAAAGTCGAAAATTTTGATATTCTCTCAATCTATAAAGACTATCTTATAAAAGAATTCAGCAAGGGACCAATAAAAGAGTTAGAAAAAGATAGTTTAAAAATTGTTGTAGACTCAGGAAATGGATGTGGAGGACTCGTAATTCCTGAGGTTTTAAGAAAACTCGGTGTTAATGTTATAGATCTTTTTTCAAATCCTGATGGAAATTTCCCAAATCATCATCCTGATCCTACAGTAGTAAAGACCTTAATATTTTTAAAGGAAACTGTTATAAAGGAAAAGGCTGACTTTGGTGTTGCTTACGATGGAGATGCAGATAGGATAGGAGTTATTGATGAAAAGGGAGAGGTAGTATACGGAGATAAACTAACTTACATATTTGGTAAAGACATATTAAAAAATATTCCCAAGGGGAAAATAGTTGGAGAAGTTAAATGTTCAAAGACACTATTTGATGGAATAGAAAAATTAGGCGGAATTCCCATTTTGTCTCCTGTAGGACATTCTTTAATTAAGAAAAAATTAAAAGAAGAAAATGCCCTTTTAGCAGGAGAAATGAGTGGACATATATTCTTTAATGATCGATATTATGGATATGATGATGCTCTGTATGCAACTCTAAGACTTGTGGAAATTTATGCAAGAGAAAAACAAAAAAATCCTGATTTTAAATTCTCTCAACTTCTTTCTGATTTACCCAAAGTTTATGTATCGCCAGAAATTAGAGTCCATTGTCCCGATGATAAAAAATTTGAAGTAATTAAAAACATATTACCCAAATTGGAAAAGGAATATCCTGAAATTTATAAGGATATAAAAAAGATAATAACTATTGATGGAATAAGAGTGGAATTTTCTGACGGATGGGCATTAGCTAGAGCCAGCAATACAGAACCAGTAATTGTTATGAGGTTTGAAGCAGAAAATGAAGAAAAATTAAATCTTTATAGGAAGATTTTTGAAGAAACCTTAGGAGAAGAAAATAACTTATAATTAATGAAAAGAAATATTTTTTTAGTAAGAGGATTTTTCTTTGTATTCTTCTCTGCATGGAGTTTTATTTTTTCTTTTATTCCTGTTTATTTAAGAGATAAGGGTTTTTCTATTGGAGAAATTGGAATTTTTGCAAGTATTTCTTCTCTTGTAGGAGCTCTTACTCAAATATTTATTGGATATTTTTCTGATAAAATAGGGAAGAGAAAACCTTTTATAATATTAGGACTCTTAGGTTTAGCTTTCATTTACTTTTTTATATTTCCTAAAATAAACTCTTTTTGGGGTTTTCTTTTACTTTATCCTTTAATTGGGGTATTTATAAATTCTGTTATTACCTCTTCTAATGTCCTTGTGATTGATCTTTCCTTAGAGGAAAAAATTGGAAGAGATTACGCATCTACAAGAATCTGGGGAAGTATAGGTTTCTTTATTCTAACAACCATTATTGGTATTTTCCCCATCCTTACAAGACCCCAATATATGTTTCCTTCTATTTCTTTAATTTATCTTTTAGGTTTAATTCTAATCCTTTTTATAAAGGAGCCAAAACTAAAGGCAGGAATAAAAGCTTTGAGCTTGAGAGATATAAAAGAGATAATCTTTCTTCCAA
This genomic stretch from Dictyoglomus sp. harbors:
- a CDS encoding phosphomannomutase/phosphoglucomutase, with the translated sequence MNLDRNIFRMYDIRGEVDKNLTEEVVNLVGKAYGIKLKEKIKKENLKVSVGHDVRLSSKRFSEALIDGITSQGIDVVFLGLIPTPVLYFSLFNLPVDGGIMITGSHNPPQFNGMKICIGKETIFGEEIQDLYRIAMELKENAKEKGKVENFDILSIYKDYLIKEFSKGPIKELEKDSLKIVVDSGNGCGGLVIPEVLRKLGVNVIDLFSNPDGNFPNHHPDPTVVKTLIFLKETVIKEKADFGVAYDGDADRIGVIDEKGEVVYGDKLTYIFGKDILKNIPKGKIVGEVKCSKTLFDGIEKLGGIPILSPVGHSLIKKKLKEENALLAGEMSGHIFFNDRYYGYDDALYATLRLVEIYAREKQKNPDFKFSQLLSDLPKVYVSPEIRVHCPDDKKFEVIKNILPKLEKEYPEIYKDIKKIITIDGIRVEFSDGWALARASNTEPVIVMRFEAENEEKLNLYRKIFEETLGEENNL
- a CDS encoding MFS transporter — its product is MKRNIFLVRGFFFVFFSAWSFIFSFIPVYLRDKGFSIGEIGIFASISSLVGALTQIFIGYFSDKIGKRKPFIILGLLGLAFIYFFIFPKINSFWGFLLLYPLIGVFINSVITSSNVLVIDLSLEEKIGRDYASTRIWGSIGFFILTTIIGIFPILTRPQYMFPSISLIYLLGLILILFIKEPKLKAGIKALSLRDIKEIIFLPKVRIFLLFYFFYFTSLVGASSNVNLLIKYLGGTNQIISFAYSASSASEIPFMILWGNLSDKIGRRPILLFSSFILPIRIFLYSIIKNPFYTIPIQLMHSLTFAIIGTIPVVYINDLVPPEKRATAQGILSMISALSSTFGPLLSGITADILGISGMYLFLTFISGISTFIGVISLKESKTNTSLV